A genomic segment from Actinomadura hallensis encodes:
- a CDS encoding D-sedoheptulose-7-phosphate isomerase translates to MTVTATEVFRRRAEPGAALADHAGTIAAACHAMAARFHRGGRLFTFGTGGAATDAQHVAVEFVHPVIVGKRALPALSLTGDVATLTGVGADAGFDEIFAHQLGCFGGPDDMALGISQDGRCGSVRRGLERARELGMLTVALSGGGTAPAGLAGLADHLVTVPSDDPRVVKEVHVTAYHVLWELVHVFLERPDVLSEGAHP, encoded by the coding sequence ATGACCGTGACCGCGACGGAGGTGTTCCGCCGCCGTGCCGAGCCCGGCGCCGCGCTCGCGGACCACGCCGGGACGATCGCCGCGGCGTGCCACGCGATGGCGGCGCGGTTCCACCGCGGCGGCCGGCTGTTCACGTTCGGGACCGGCGGCGCGGCCACCGACGCCCAGCACGTGGCGGTCGAGTTCGTCCACCCGGTGATCGTGGGAAAGCGGGCGCTGCCCGCGCTGTCGCTGACCGGCGACGTCGCGACGCTCACCGGCGTCGGCGCCGACGCCGGGTTCGACGAGATCTTCGCGCACCAGCTGGGCTGCTTCGGCGGGCCGGACGACATGGCGCTCGGCATCTCGCAGGACGGCCGGTGCGGCAGTGTCCGGCGGGGGCTGGAGCGCGCCCGCGAACTGGGGATGCTCACGGTCGCGCTGTCGGGCGGGGGGACCGCGCCGGCCGGGCTCGCCGGACTGGCCGACCACCTGGTCACGGTGCCGTCCGACGACCCGCGCGTCGTCAAGGAAGTGCACGTCACGGCGTATCACGTGCTCTGGGAGCTGGTCCATGTGTTCCTGGAGCGGCCGGACGTGCTGAGCGAGGGGGCTCACCCATGA
- a CDS encoding maleylpyruvate isomerase N-terminal domain-containing protein, with amino-acid sequence MHERARVPCPGLRGRGLLERAVGFALASVQAVTPEMMPRRTPCASWDLEMLLLHLHDSLTALHEGAASGRVALERPPPGGDGDPVSSVRVSAVRLLRATGAPARVEVGDRGLGHDLMAAAGAVEVAVHGWDVAQASGERRPVPAGLADDLLKVCPLVLPEPRGALFADPVDAAPDAPAGERLIALLGRRPL; translated from the coding sequence ATGCACGAGCGGGCGAGAGTGCCGTGTCCGGGTCTGCGGGGCCGGGGGCTGCTGGAGCGGGCGGTCGGTTTCGCGCTGGCGTCGGTCCAGGCGGTCACGCCGGAGATGATGCCGCGCCGGACGCCGTGCGCGTCGTGGGACCTGGAGATGCTCCTCCTCCACCTCCACGACTCCCTGACGGCGCTGCACGAGGGCGCCGCGTCCGGCCGGGTCGCGCTGGAGCGGCCGCCGCCCGGCGGGGACGGGGACCCGGTGTCGTCGGTGCGGGTGAGCGCCGTCCGCCTGCTGCGCGCGACGGGCGCGCCGGCGCGGGTCGAGGTCGGGGACCGCGGCCTGGGGCACGACCTGATGGCCGCCGCCGGTGCGGTCGAGGTGGCGGTCCACGGGTGGGACGTCGCGCAGGCGTCGGGGGAGCGGCGGCCCGTCCCGGCCGGGCTGGCGGACGACCTGCTGAAGGTGTGCCCGCTCGTGCTCCCCGAGCCGCGCGGCGCGCTGTTCGCCGACCCCGTCGACGCCGCTCCGGACGCACCGGCGGGGGAGCGGCTCATCGCCCTCCTCGGACGCAGACCCCTGTGA
- a CDS encoding DUF6893 family small protein yields the protein MRKGIRVGRAVRRTAAAMFVLALVVVVVKEMPGMRRYMKTGM from the coding sequence ATGCGAAAGGGAATCCGCGTCGGCAGGGCCGTGCGGCGGACGGCGGCGGCGATGTTCGTCCTCGCGCTGGTCGTCGTGGTCGTCAAGGAGATGCCGGGCATGCGCCGGTACATGAAGACCGGCATGTGA
- a CDS encoding SAM-dependent methyltransferase, whose protein sequence is MVARPRALHDVTTVKTLFERGRPNSARLYDALLGGKDNYAADRAAMEFISSAAPHVRPAALANRCFMEWVVRRLVADGVTQFIDIGAGYPAGRNVHEIAQRARPGCRVVYADNDPVVVLHGQALLTTGDSRVIEADLRDPASIIENAELRRFLDLDRPVALLLLFVLDFVPDDDRPAAIVEQLMRPLAPGSHLAVSHFVADPDGALARVMDEAGVPVHPRSRAEIHAMAGGLDVHLAGPLHPRRASADGLDIGKWRYGLLARKP, encoded by the coding sequence ATGGTCGCCCGGCCTCGCGCCTTACACGATGTGACGACGGTCAAAACACTTTTTGAGCGCGGCCGGCCGAATTCCGCGCGGCTGTACGACGCCCTCTTGGGCGGCAAGGACAATTACGCCGCCGACCGCGCCGCAATGGAATTCATTTCGTCCGCGGCGCCGCACGTCCGTCCGGCGGCGCTGGCGAACCGCTGCTTCATGGAATGGGTGGTGCGCCGCCTGGTCGCGGACGGCGTCACCCAGTTCATCGACATCGGTGCGGGATATCCGGCCGGACGCAACGTGCACGAGATCGCGCAGCGGGCGCGGCCCGGCTGCCGCGTCGTCTACGCCGACAACGATCCCGTGGTGGTGCTGCACGGCCAGGCGCTGCTCACGACCGGCGACAGCCGGGTGATCGAGGCGGACCTCCGCGATCCGGCGAGCATCATCGAGAACGCGGAGTTGCGGCGCTTCCTGGACCTGGACCGGCCGGTCGCGCTGCTGCTGCTCTTCGTCCTCGACTTCGTCCCCGACGACGACCGCCCCGCCGCCATCGTCGAGCAGCTGATGAGGCCGCTGGCCCCGGGCAGCCACCTGGCCGTCTCCCATTTCGTCGCCGACCCGGACGGCGCGCTCGCCCGCGTCATGGACGAGGCCGGCGTCCCCGTGCACCCGCGCAGCCGCGCCGAGATCCACGCCATGGCGGGCGGTCTCGACGTCCATCTCGCTGGACCGTTGCATCCGCGGCGGGCCTCCGCGGACGGTCTCGACATCGGCAAGTGGAGGTACGGGCTGCTGGCCCGCAAGCCCTAG
- a CDS encoding HypC/HybG/HupF family hydrogenase formation chaperone → MTAFSATPPDEGPDGGHCAGDHCVTCSDEAVAVRVLRIGDDGLADVDAGDGRVEQVSVALVDAVAGDIVLVHAKEAIGVMK, encoded by the coding sequence ATGACGGCGTTCTCGGCAACGCCTCCGGACGAGGGGCCGGACGGCGGGCACTGCGCCGGCGACCACTGCGTGACGTGCTCGGACGAGGCCGTCGCGGTCCGCGTCCTGCGGATCGGGGACGACGGCCTCGCGGACGTCGACGCCGGGGACGGGCGGGTGGAACAGGTCAGCGTGGCGCTGGTGGACGCCGTGGCCGGCGACATCGTGCTCGTCCACGCCAAGGAGGCCATCGGAGTCATGAAATGA
- a CDS encoding sensor histidine kinase — MTAQTETFPQEDRPRRFDHRALFFDDEQDFLDTTVPFLKEGVEADEVVMAVVTADKIKLLEDALGPSGEAVQFADGASWYQHPVQAMAAYDAFLKSQAPRPIRLVAESNWGDRRAHEVVEWLRYDAIVNAAFRDDNVRCICCFDRRALHPDHPEILEYARYAHPDLIDAGISRSNSGYLEPGTVSEMCDRQFAEPAPASAASMQVDPMGLHAVRDFVARHAERRGLAAGPLRDLLVAVTEVASNAIRHGTAPITVRVWTSGDGLYCEVIDAGDWRPDALVGYLPPVSAADPGFGLWGVRMLCDVVTVQPTPDGTTVRLRTTL, encoded by the coding sequence ATGACCGCGCAGACCGAGACCTTCCCGCAGGAGGACCGCCCGCGCCGGTTCGATCACCGCGCACTGTTCTTCGACGACGAGCAGGACTTCCTCGACACCACCGTGCCCTTCCTCAAGGAGGGGGTGGAGGCCGACGAGGTGGTGATGGCGGTCGTCACGGCCGACAAGATCAAGCTGCTGGAGGACGCGCTGGGCCCCAGCGGCGAGGCCGTCCAGTTCGCCGACGGCGCCTCCTGGTACCAGCACCCGGTGCAGGCCATGGCCGCCTACGACGCCTTCCTCAAGTCGCAGGCGCCGCGCCCGATCCGTCTCGTGGCCGAGTCCAACTGGGGCGACCGCCGGGCCCACGAGGTGGTGGAGTGGCTGCGCTACGACGCGATCGTCAACGCCGCCTTCCGCGACGACAACGTCCGGTGCATCTGCTGCTTCGACCGCCGCGCCCTGCACCCGGACCACCCGGAGATCCTCGAGTACGCCCGCTACGCCCACCCCGACCTGATCGACGCCGGGATCTCGCGGAGCAACTCCGGGTACCTGGAGCCGGGAACGGTCAGCGAGATGTGCGACCGGCAGTTCGCCGAGCCCGCGCCCGCCTCGGCGGCGAGCATGCAGGTCGACCCCATGGGCCTGCACGCCGTCCGCGACTTCGTCGCCCGGCACGCGGAGCGCCGCGGGCTGGCGGCGGGGCCGCTGCGCGACCTCCTCGTGGCCGTCACCGAGGTCGCGTCCAACGCCATCCGGCACGGCACCGCCCCCATCACGGTGCGGGTGTGGACGTCCGGCGACGGCCTGTACTGCGAGGTGATCGACGCGGGCGACTGGCGCCCGGACGCGCTGGTCGGCTACCTGCCGCCGGTCTCCGCCGCCGACCCCGGCTTCGGCCTGTGGGGCGTGCGCATGCTGTGCGACGTCGTCACCGTCCAGCCCACCCCGGACGGCACGACCGTCCGCCTGCGCACCACCCTGTGA
- a CDS encoding M15 family metallopeptidase produces the protein MIGRHRKKRPEPAPVLSVVLASAFAGAVALAPLDGGSGEAGGPSEPARAVAGHSVQKSDQPSERPSGRAEQRSARPANDPPSEPPAECDPSDAGSKHPNGRIPQDDLCPLPQRGESLRADAAAAFYKLNVAYHKRFGEQMCVRSSYRSYEKQRQLYQRMPAGMAARPGNSKHGNGIAVDLCGGVQNGGSPQFKWLEANSKKYGWIHPAWAYSSPYEPWHWEYRG, from the coding sequence GTGATCGGTCGGCACCGCAAGAAGAGGCCCGAGCCCGCACCGGTGCTGAGCGTCGTCCTCGCGAGCGCCTTCGCCGGCGCCGTCGCGCTGGCGCCGCTGGACGGAGGTTCCGGGGAGGCCGGCGGCCCCTCCGAACCCGCGAGGGCCGTCGCGGGCCACAGCGTCCAGAAGTCCGACCAGCCGTCGGAACGGCCGTCCGGACGGGCGGAGCAGCGGTCGGCCAGGCCGGCGAACGACCCGCCGAGCGAACCGCCGGCCGAGTGCGACCCCTCGGACGCCGGCTCGAAGCACCCGAACGGCCGGATCCCGCAGGACGATCTGTGCCCGCTGCCGCAGCGCGGGGAGTCCCTGCGCGCCGACGCCGCGGCGGCGTTCTACAAGCTCAACGTCGCCTACCACAAGCGCTTCGGCGAGCAGATGTGCGTGCGGAGCTCCTACCGGAGCTACGAGAAGCAGAGGCAGCTCTACCAGCGCATGCCGGCGGGGATGGCGGCGCGTCCCGGCAACAGCAAGCACGGGAACGGCATCGCCGTCGACCTGTGCGGCGGAGTCCAGAACGGCGGCTCGCCGCAGTTCAAGTGGCTGGAGGCCAACTCCAAGAAGTACGGGTGGATCCACCCGGCCTGGGCGTACAGCAGCCCGTACGAGCCGTGGCATTGGGAGTACAGGGGCTGA
- a CDS encoding FadR/GntR family transcriptional regulator, with translation MPREPAARHRDRAPEPVRIPRRVARGARTSELVASSIRSQIARGELRPGDRFPTEDELMEVFGIARSTLREALRILESEGLVTVLRGRHGGPRVTRPTVEHIARMFALLLQMEGVPMNDLYAARAAIEPWLARMFAENHTPEALADFRAAVDAAAAAAHAEDGAAFGDAAALVHDKLFEHAGNASMALFARLLSEVVSEFYRRSGQVAGSTERKRAVRSYRKFCRLVEARDADAAEAHWRLQMSHTAKAFLEHPVELFPEPGR, from the coding sequence ATGCCACGGGAACCGGCCGCGCGGCACCGCGACCGGGCGCCCGAACCCGTCCGGATCCCGCGGCGCGTCGCGCGCGGCGCCCGCACCTCGGAGCTGGTGGCGTCCTCCATCCGGTCGCAGATCGCCCGCGGCGAGCTGCGCCCCGGCGACCGCTTCCCCACCGAGGACGAGCTCATGGAGGTCTTCGGCATCGCCCGCAGCACGCTGCGCGAGGCGCTGCGGATCCTGGAGTCCGAGGGGCTGGTCACCGTGCTGCGCGGCCGGCACGGCGGGCCCCGCGTGACGCGCCCGACGGTCGAGCACATCGCCCGGATGTTCGCGCTGCTGCTGCAGATGGAGGGCGTCCCGATGAACGACCTGTACGCGGCGCGCGCGGCGATCGAGCCGTGGCTGGCCCGCATGTTCGCCGAGAACCACACGCCCGAGGCCCTCGCCGACTTCCGCGCCGCGGTCGACGCCGCCGCCGCGGCCGCGCACGCCGAGGACGGCGCCGCGTTCGGGGACGCGGCGGCGCTGGTGCACGACAAGCTGTTCGAGCACGCCGGCAACGCGTCGATGGCGCTGTTCGCGCGGCTGCTGAGCGAGGTCGTCTCGGAGTTCTACCGCCGGTCCGGGCAGGTCGCCGGCAGCACCGAGCGCAAGCGGGCCGTCCGGTCGTACCGCAAGTTCTGCAGGCTGGTGGAGGCGCGCGACGCCGACGCCGCCGAGGCCCACTGGCGCCTCCAGATGTCGCACACCGCCAAGGCGTTCCTGGAGCACCCGGTCGAGCTCTTCCCGGAACCCGGCCGCTGA
- a CDS encoding DUF6084 family protein has translation MSEPPELGLDLLGIEAETFAATPTLNLRIGLRRLDGGTVQCVLLTTTVTIAAGRRDYDVAERERLTGVFGEPGGWDVSLHGLTWGRIGATVPTFRGETEATLALACGHDMQVAADRYLHALRDGDVPLDLTFNGTMFYPDEDGRLRTAQIPWHHEATGRFPVREWRELMDRYYGSARWLRLDGECFGRLAAYRARRAHASFDDTVDELLRRAEILREEEEWTA, from the coding sequence ATGAGCGAGCCACCGGAACTGGGCCTCGACCTGCTCGGCATCGAGGCGGAGACGTTCGCGGCGACGCCGACGCTGAACCTGCGGATCGGGCTGCGGCGGCTGGACGGCGGGACCGTGCAGTGCGTCCTGCTCACCACGACCGTGACGATCGCGGCGGGCCGCCGCGACTACGACGTCGCCGAGCGGGAGCGGCTCACCGGGGTGTTCGGGGAGCCGGGCGGCTGGGACGTGTCGCTGCACGGCCTCACGTGGGGGCGGATCGGCGCGACCGTGCCGACGTTCCGCGGCGAGACGGAGGCGACGCTCGCGCTGGCGTGCGGCCACGACATGCAGGTCGCGGCCGACCGGTACCTGCACGCGCTGCGCGACGGCGACGTCCCGCTCGACCTGACCTTCAACGGGACGATGTTCTACCCGGACGAGGACGGCAGGCTCCGCACCGCCCAGATCCCGTGGCACCACGAGGCGACCGGGCGGTTCCCCGTCCGGGAGTGGCGGGAGCTGATGGACCGGTACTACGGGTCGGCCCGCTGGCTCCGGCTGGACGGCGAGTGCTTCGGCCGCCTGGCCGCCTACAGGGCGCGGCGGGCGCACGCCTCCTTCGACGACACGGTCGACGAGCTGCTCCGCCGGGCCGAGATCCTCCGGGAGGAGGAAGAGTGGACCGCGTGA
- a CDS encoding hydrogenase maturation protease, with product MTRVTVGGTSPRVLVAGVGNVFRGDEGFGVEVVRRLERRPLPPGVDVADFGIRRIDLLHALGDDYRTVVLVEAASRGGVPGTVSLVEPDAARAGLAVDPRVPRPFDPAALARDNGKVPARTLLVTCEPSVRAADAPWEMRLSEPVGAAVGVAARLVEGVVAAEIGRLVARRAVRRTV from the coding sequence ATGACGCGCGTCACGGTGGGCGGGACGTCCCCGCGGGTGCTCGTCGCGGGCGTCGGGAACGTGTTCCGCGGCGACGAGGGCTTCGGCGTGGAGGTCGTGCGGCGGCTGGAGAGGCGGCCGCTCCCGCCCGGCGTGGACGTCGCCGACTTCGGCATCCGGCGCATCGACCTGCTCCACGCGCTCGGCGACGACTACAGGACCGTCGTCCTGGTCGAGGCGGCGTCGCGCGGCGGCGTGCCCGGCACCGTCTCGCTCGTGGAGCCGGACGCCGCGCGGGCGGGCCTCGCCGTGGATCCGCGCGTGCCCCGCCCGTTCGACCCCGCCGCGCTGGCCAGGGACAACGGCAAGGTCCCGGCCCGCACCCTGCTGGTCACGTGCGAGCCGTCCGTCCGGGCGGCGGACGCGCCGTGGGAGATGAGGCTCAGCGAGCCGGTCGGCGCCGCCGTCGGCGTGGCCGCCCGGCTGGTCGAGGGGGTCGTCGCCGCGGAGATCGGCCGGCTGGTCGCGCGGCGGGCCGTGCGGCGGACCGTCTAG
- a CDS encoding STAS domain-containing protein, whose translation MEVDQKAAGTLRIDYAPGTPALRLEGEFDATQRALFLDALAEVAPAGGGEVHLDLARVRFLGLSALNLLVRRAKETDGSTRFVLHNIPADVERLIESLGWERMHGLVRAEEVAR comes from the coding sequence ATGGAAGTGGATCAAAAGGCCGCCGGTACCCTGCGGATCGATTACGCTCCGGGCACTCCCGCACTGCGCCTCGAAGGCGAGTTCGACGCCACCCAGCGCGCGCTGTTCCTCGACGCCCTGGCCGAGGTGGCGCCCGCCGGCGGCGGAGAGGTCCACCTCGATCTCGCGCGGGTGCGGTTCCTCGGCCTCAGCGCGCTGAACCTGCTGGTCAGGCGGGCCAAGGAGACGGACGGCTCGACGCGTTTCGTCCTGCACAACATCCCGGCGGACGTCGAGCGGCTCATCGAGAGCCTCGGCTGGGAACGCATGCACGGCCTGGTACGAGCCGAGGAGGTCGCCCGATGA
- a CDS encoding acyl-CoA dehydrogenase, producing the protein MAIAISEEHRELAGTARSFLRDQDARAANRALLEADEEELPGFWWEFAGLGLLGLHLPEEHGGGGAGLPELVVVAEEIGRAVAPGPLVPTMAASAVIAASGDDDLRARLLPGLASGETPAALGVEGSVTVRDGAASGDAGAVLGGGLARLLVLPAGDDMIVVRADAPGVAVETPGNLDPSRRSARVRLDGAPVEGVLAGARTHAVAVARTLASAEAVGGALECVETATEYAKVRRQFGRPIATFQAVKHHCANMLVAAELGTAAVWDAARAASGPADQFELAAAVAAALAIPAFTGNAGLNIQVHGGIGFTWEHDAHLLLRRAAALEALVDPRAAERDVTRLRAEGVVRRASLDLPPEAEAERPRIRELAREIAALPEAEQRERLIETGYVQPHWPRPWGVEASAGLQLVIEDEFRAAGVRRPQLGITGWVILTLIQHGTKDQIDRWVRPALRGEEIWCQLFSEPDAGSDAAAVKTRAVKVDGGWLVNGQKVWTSGAHYCRWGFATVRTDPDASKHAGVTMVVIDMRHPGVEVRPLRQITGDSDFNEVFFSDVFVPDSDVVGEPGKGWSVARATLGNERVSIGGGVGGPPGPDIFRLYAERGDRVPGAAERVGAHAAREQALRLLNLRSAERAVAGGEPGPEGNITKLVLAEHAHATADLLAAFAGPDAAFTDGLGAAASRLRLGSRGLSIAGGTSEITRNQIGERILGLPRDPLIR; encoded by the coding sequence ATGGCGATCGCCATCAGCGAGGAGCACCGGGAACTGGCGGGGACGGCGCGCTCGTTCCTGCGCGACCAGGACGCGCGGGCGGCGAACCGGGCGCTGCTGGAAGCGGACGAGGAGGAGCTTCCGGGCTTCTGGTGGGAGTTCGCCGGGCTCGGGCTGCTCGGCCTGCACCTTCCCGAGGAGCACGGCGGCGGCGGGGCCGGGCTGCCGGAGCTGGTCGTGGTGGCGGAGGAGATCGGCCGGGCCGTCGCGCCCGGCCCGCTGGTGCCGACGATGGCGGCGTCCGCGGTGATCGCGGCGTCCGGCGACGACGACCTGCGGGCGCGGCTGCTGCCCGGCCTGGCCTCGGGGGAGACCCCGGCCGCCCTCGGCGTCGAGGGCTCCGTCACCGTGCGGGACGGCGCCGCCTCCGGGGACGCCGGGGCCGTGCTGGGCGGCGGGCTCGCGCGGCTCCTCGTCCTGCCCGCGGGCGACGACATGATCGTCGTGCGGGCGGACGCGCCGGGCGTCGCCGTCGAGACGCCCGGCAACCTCGACCCGTCCCGCCGGTCGGCGCGCGTCCGGCTCGACGGCGCGCCCGTCGAGGGCGTCCTCGCGGGCGCCAGGACGCACGCGGTCGCCGTCGCCCGCACGCTGGCCTCCGCCGAGGCGGTCGGCGGCGCCCTCGAATGCGTGGAGACCGCGACCGAGTACGCCAAGGTCCGCCGGCAGTTCGGGCGGCCGATCGCGACGTTCCAGGCGGTCAAGCACCACTGCGCGAACATGCTGGTCGCCGCCGAGCTGGGCACGGCGGCGGTGTGGGACGCGGCGCGGGCCGCGTCCGGCCCGGCCGACCAGTTCGAGCTGGCCGCGGCGGTCGCCGCGGCCCTGGCGATCCCCGCGTTCACCGGGAACGCGGGCCTCAACATCCAGGTGCACGGCGGCATCGGGTTCACCTGGGAGCACGACGCCCACCTGCTGCTGCGGCGGGCCGCGGCGCTGGAGGCGCTGGTCGACCCGCGCGCCGCGGAGCGGGACGTGACTCGGCTGCGGGCGGAGGGCGTCGTCCGCAGGGCCAGCCTCGATCTGCCGCCCGAGGCGGAGGCGGAGCGCCCCCGCATCCGGGAGCTGGCCCGCGAGATCGCCGCGCTGCCGGAGGCCGAGCAGCGGGAGCGGCTGATCGAGACCGGCTACGTCCAGCCGCACTGGCCGCGCCCGTGGGGCGTCGAGGCGAGCGCGGGGCTCCAGCTCGTCATCGAGGACGAGTTCCGCGCCGCCGGCGTCAGGCGCCCCCAGCTCGGCATCACCGGCTGGGTCATCCTGACGCTGATCCAGCACGGCACGAAGGACCAGATCGACCGCTGGGTGCGGCCCGCGCTCCGCGGCGAGGAGATCTGGTGCCAGCTGTTCAGCGAGCCGGACGCCGGGTCGGACGCCGCCGCGGTCAAGACCCGGGCGGTGAAGGTGGACGGCGGCTGGCTCGTCAACGGGCAGAAGGTGTGGACGAGCGGCGCCCACTACTGCCGCTGGGGCTTCGCGACCGTCCGCACCGACCCGGACGCCTCCAAGCACGCGGGCGTCACCATGGTCGTGATCGACATGAGGCACCCGGGCGTCGAGGTCAGGCCGCTGCGCCAGATCACGGGCGACTCCGACTTCAACGAGGTGTTCTTCTCCGACGTGTTCGTCCCGGACTCCGACGTCGTCGGGGAGCCCGGCAAGGGCTGGTCGGTGGCCCGCGCGACGCTCGGCAACGAGCGCGTCAGCATCGGCGGCGGCGTCGGCGGCCCGCCGGGGCCCGACATCTTCCGCCTGTACGCCGAGCGCGGCGACCGCGTCCCCGGGGCGGCCGAGCGCGTCGGCGCGCACGCGGCCCGGGAGCAGGCCCTCCGGCTGCTGAACCTGCGGTCCGCCGAGCGCGCCGTCGCGGGCGGCGAGCCCGGCCCCGAGGGCAACATCACCAAGCTCGTCCTCGCCGAGCACGCCCACGCCACGGCCGACCTGCTCGCCGCGTTCGCCGGCCCGGACGCCGCCTTCACCGACGGCCTCGGCGCGGCCGCGAGCCGCCTGCGCCTCGGTTCCCGCGGCCTGTCCATCGCCGGCGGCACCTCCGAGATCACCCGCAACCAGATCGGCGAGCGGATCCTGGGCCTTCCCCGGGACCCGCTGATCCGCTGA